The Pelagibius sp. CAU 1746 genomic sequence CAGGGCGATCCCTACTATCCGTCCTTTCCCTATACGTCGTACAGCGGCATGACCGACCAGGACATGCGCGACCTCTTCGCCTATCTGCTGACCCAGCCGCCGGTGGCGCGGGCGAACCGCGCGCACGAGCTGGACTTCCCCTACAACATGCGCTTCACGCTGGGCATCTGGAAGGCGATGTTCTTCCAGGCGGGCAGCTTCCAGCCGGTGGCTGGGAAGGACGCGCAGTGGAACCGCGGCGCCTACTTGGTGCGCAATCTCGGTCATTGCGGCGAATGCCACAGCCCGCGCGGCTTCCTGGGCGCGGTGGATGCCACGCAGGAACTGGCCGGCAATCCCCAGGGGCCCGAGGGCGGCAAGGTGCCGAACCTGACACCGGGGCCGGGCGGTCTGGGGGATTGGAGCGAATCGGACATCGCCTATGCTCTGAAAAGCGGGATCACGCCGGACGGTGACTTCCTCGGCGACTCCATGGGGGAGGTGATCGACAACGCGACGAGCCAGCTTACGGACGAAGACCTCGCTGCAATATCGCGATATCTCAAAGACTTAAAGCCTCTTCCTACACCCTGAAGCAACCTCTGACGGCATTGCGCCGGACCGGCCCGCGTACTAGGCTGTTTTGCGGGGGTGTGGAGGCTAGGCGTTTGCAGCGAGTTCTTATTGCCATCGGCGCAGCCGTCATCGTTGCGGCTGCCGTTCTCGGGTTCTTCTTCTTCGCAATGGAGGAGGAGGCACCGCCCGTCGTGGCCGAGAGCGCCGCGCCGCAGGAAGAGACAGCGCCGCCGCCGGCGCCTCCCGCGCCGTCTTCAAACCCAGCAGCCGAAACCGCCGTGGCGCCCGCCGCTTCCGGCGGGCCGCAGCCTGCCTCGCCGGTCGTGCGGGTGAAGCCGCGCGATCCGTCGACGGCGCAGGGCGCCGAGACCCCGGCCGCGCGGGACGGTGAAGACTCCGAGGCTCCCAGCTTTGACGTGGTCCGGGTGGAGAAGACCGGCGAGACGGTAATCGCCGGCCGGGCCAAGCCGGACAGTGAAGTGAACGTGACCACCGAGGACGGTCAGTCTCTCGGCCGCGCGCGCGCCGACGGCAGCGGCTCATGGGCCATCGTCGCCGAAACGCCGCTGGCGCCCGGCAGCCACGAGATCGGCATCGAGGCGCAGGACGGCGAAGGCGAGACCCGCCTGTCCGAGGAAGTGGTGGTGGTCGTCGTGCCCGAAGCCGCCAAGGAAGAGGAAAGCGCTGCGGCATCCCGGGAGCCCAAGGCACGGGATCAAGTGCTGGCGGTCTTGACGCCGCGCCAAGGCCAGGGCGCGAGCAAGGTGTTGCCGCAAGCCCCGGAGGCAGAAGACGGTATCGCCGCCGGCGATTTGGTGCTCGACAGCGTCGACTATGACGAAACCGGCCGCATGACGGTCGGAGGGCGGGCGGTTCCGGGGTCGCGGCTGCGGGTCTATCTCGACAACCGGTTGGTGGGAGAGGCGGTCGCCGGTCCCGAAGGCCGCTGGGCCCACGCGCCGGAGCAGCCGGTCGCCGAAGGGCTGCACAACCTGCGGGTCGATCAGGTGGGCCCGGACGGCGGCGTACAGGCCCGCGTGGAGACGCCCTTCTCGCGCGAGGCGGTGCGGGTGGCGGCGGCGGACGAAGACTTCGTCATCGTGCAGCCGGGCAACTCTCTGTGGCGCATCGCGCGGCGCACCTACGGCTCGGGTATCCGCTACACGGTGATCTACCAGGCGAACAAGGGCCAGATCCGCGACCCCGACCTGATCTATCCAGGTCAGGTCTTCGAGGTTCCCAAGACCAACTGAGGCTTCCCGGAGGGCTCACGCCTCCGCCGGGGCGGCGGCTTCTTCGCCCGGCAGCATCGGCGGCGGGCGGCGCAGTGCGACGGCTTCACCGAGCAAATCGAGATAGGGCTTGAAGTCGATGATCAGCGCGACCGCCGTGGCGATGACCGCAACTGGCGTCCGCGGGCTCGGCGGGTTCAGTTCCCCTTCCAACACCATATCCTGATCCTCGGACAGCAGAATGTGGCCGCGGCGCAGCCGATCCGTGGCCGCCATTACCGTGCGGGCGAGGCGGCGGCCGTCGGGCGATTCCGCGCTGAAGGGCAGCTTGCCGAGGTTGGCGCGCAGGCGCA encodes the following:
- a CDS encoding cytochrome c, whose translation is MSKFSVIAATLRAGGVALAALLTAPAAAQAQGGEATTAEELADPAVARGAYVFKAAGCLACHTDSKGGGAPLAGGLALKTPFGTFYSPNITPDPATGIGAWSEADFVNALRHGVSPQGDPYYPSFPYTSYSGMTDQDMRDLFAYLLTQPPVARANRAHELDFPYNMRFTLGIWKAMFFQAGSFQPVAGKDAQWNRGAYLVRNLGHCGECHSPRGFLGAVDATQELAGNPQGPEGGKVPNLTPGPGGLGDWSESDIAYALKSGITPDGDFLGDSMGEVIDNATSQLTDEDLAAISRYLKDLKPLPTP
- a CDS encoding Ig-like domain-containing protein, with translation MQRVLIAIGAAVIVAAAVLGFFFFAMEEEAPPVVAESAAPQEETAPPPAPPAPSSNPAAETAVAPAASGGPQPASPVVRVKPRDPSTAQGAETPAARDGEDSEAPSFDVVRVEKTGETVIAGRAKPDSEVNVTTEDGQSLGRARADGSGSWAIVAETPLAPGSHEIGIEAQDGEGETRLSEEVVVVVVPEAAKEEESAAASREPKARDQVLAVLTPRQGQGASKVLPQAPEAEDGIAAGDLVLDSVDYDETGRMTVGGRAVPGSRLRVYLDNRLVGEAVAGPEGRWAHAPEQPVAEGLHNLRVDQVGPDGGVQARVETPFSREAVRVAAADEDFVIVQPGNSLWRIARRTYGSGIRYTVIYQANKGQIRDPDLIYPGQVFEVPKTN